A region from the Anomalospiza imberbis isolate Cuckoo-Finch-1a 21T00152 chromosome 23, ASM3175350v1, whole genome shotgun sequence genome encodes:
- the AGTRAP gene encoding type-1 angiotensin II receptor-associated protein isoform X1, whose protein sequence is MELPAVSLKAIILVHWLLTVWGSMNYMLPLSYAWGNFSVLAVGIWAIVQRDSLDAITMFLTGLLLTVLTDIIHISIFYPSHDFLSDAKRFSIGMAIFSLLLKPVSCYLVYRMYRERGGEYTFNIGVTSAGRDQSTYEPIDQPDTPPQWPSSSKAAQPPY, encoded by the exons gcTATCATTCTGGTACATTGGCTGCTCACAGTGTG GGGAAGCATGAATTACATGTTGCCACTCTCCTATGCCTGGGGAAATTTCAGTGTCCTTGCAGTGGGGATCTGGGCCATTGTGCAGCGAGATTCCCTTGATGCCATAACGATG TTCTTGACTGGCCTGCTGCTCACAGTCCTCACAGACATCATTCACATCTCTATCTTCTACCCTTCACACGACTTCCTCAGTGATGCAAAGCGTTTCAGTATAGGCATGGCCATCTTCAGTCtcctcctcaaacctgtgtcCTGCTATTTGGTGTATCGAATGTACCGGGAGCGTGGAGGAGAGTACACCTTTAACATAG GTGTCACCAGTGCAGGCCGGGACCAGAGCACCTACGAGCCCATTGATCAGCCAGACACGCCTCCACAGTGGCCTTCCTCGAGCAAGGCAGCCCAGCCGCCGTACTGA
- the AGTRAP gene encoding type-1 angiotensin II receptor-associated protein isoform X2 — translation MNYMLPLSYAWGNFSVLAVGIWAIVQRDSLDAITMFLTGLLLTVLTDIIHISIFYPSHDFLSDAKRFSIGMAIFSLLLKPVSCYLVYRMYRERGGEYTFNIGVTSAGRDQSTYEPIDQPDTPPQWPSSSKAAQPPY, via the exons ATGAATTACATGTTGCCACTCTCCTATGCCTGGGGAAATTTCAGTGTCCTTGCAGTGGGGATCTGGGCCATTGTGCAGCGAGATTCCCTTGATGCCATAACGATG TTCTTGACTGGCCTGCTGCTCACAGTCCTCACAGACATCATTCACATCTCTATCTTCTACCCTTCACACGACTTCCTCAGTGATGCAAAGCGTTTCAGTATAGGCATGGCCATCTTCAGTCtcctcctcaaacctgtgtcCTGCTATTTGGTGTATCGAATGTACCGGGAGCGTGGAGGAGAGTACACCTTTAACATAG GTGTCACCAGTGCAGGCCGGGACCAGAGCACCTACGAGCCCATTGATCAGCCAGACACGCCTCCACAGTGGCCTTCCTCGAGCAAGGCAGCCCAGCCGCCGTACTGA